The genomic interval AGCACTGGCCGATGAGGCGGCAGCGATTCCGGCAGAGCAAAAGGCACCGGCGCGATCAGGGAGGTGAGATCCGGATCGCCTTCGAGACGGCGCGGATGGACCCGTCCCAGGGTGGTCAGGAAACCGAGGTAGAAGGTCTTCTGCTCCTCCGAGGAGCAGAGGAAGAAATCTCCCTGCGACATCTGCAACACCCAGGTCGCGTGGTCGTTGCGGTAGGGGTCGAGGCCGAGACTATCGACATAGTGGAGGTTCTCCACCAACCAGGGGTCGTAGAGGTCGATCGCCACCGGCAGCGCGGGACATTCGAGCAGCACGTCATTGGCGAGCTGACCCTGCGCCACGGCTCCTTGGCAGTCGGCCAACAGGCTCTGGAGAGCTCCGCGACGAAAGGTGCGATGCGGAACCTCGCCTCCGGCCGCCGCCTCCTCCCCTCCCTGCGCCGGCGACACCAGCACCGTCTCGACGGTGCCAGCGCTGAGGGCGCGAAGCTGCCGCGCCATCTCGCGGTAGCGAATGCCGATCCCCGCCATCCGGGGGCGGATCGGCTCGCTGCTGACCAGAGCGATTCGCGTCATCGCCCGGTCCAGCGCCTCCAGCGCAGGTGCCAGCGCCACGCCCGCGTGGCCTCCATTTCCTCGATGACGCCCTCGAGGCGCGCGATCTCGTCGTAGGTGCGACCGAGATGCTGGTTCTGATCTTCGACCACCGCCCGCAAGGCCGCCTCCTCTTCGTAGAGGCGCTGCAGGTCCGCCTGTAAACGCTGATGATCCTGCCGCAAGGGGCCGATCTCGCCGTTGAGGCGATGGTAGCGCTCCGCCGTGGCGGCGTGACGCCGGCGTTCTTCGACCGCATGTTGGCGGCTGGCGGAGGCTTCTTCGACCGCTTCGACGGTCTCACGCCGCAACCCCTCGACCACCGCCGCCAAGCGCTCCGCCGTCAGGTCGGCCTGGTGGGTCGCCAGGACCCGAGCCTTGACCGCCAGGAAATCGGACCGCTGACGCGGGCTTTCGCCCAGAGCATGGTGGTCGGCGCCACGGAAGTGCCGGTACTCGCAGGTCACCTGAGCGAGATGCCGGAAGGGGGTGTGGCGAGCCAGTCGAATCAGGAAGTCCCAGTCTTCGAAGATCGGCAGAGCGGCGTCGAAGAGGCCGACCTCGTCGAACAATCGGCGCTCGATGAGGAGGGTGTGGAACGGGATGTAGTTGTCGACCAGGAGGCGATCGGGATCGAAATCACGGCTGTAGGGCAAGCGCCGCTCGCGGCAGCTCCAACCGTCACCATCGAGCTCGTAGATGCCGACGGCGGCATCGCTGTAGGCCACGCGAACACCCGAGCCACCGACCATGCCGACGAGGGTGGCGAGATGCTCCGGAGCCAGCAGGTCATCGTCGTCGAGAAAGGCCACGTAATCGCCGGTGGCGGCGGTGATCCCGGCATTGGCCGCCTCCGCCCGGCCACGGTTCTCGGCCAGATCGACCCGCCGGATCGGAAAGGGAAACTCGGCGGCCGGCCGAGGCGTCTCGCCGCCATCGTTCACCAGCACCAGCTCGACCCGCCGATAGGAGCTGTCGGCAAGGCTGGCCAAGGCCTCCGCCAGCAGCTCGGGCCGGTCCTTGGTGCGCACGATCACCGACACCAGCGGGCCGTCGCGCACCGTCGACACGGCCGGCGCTCCGCCCAGGAATGAGACCAGCTGGGCGGGGCTGCGCGTGACGAAATCCTCGACCACCAGGCGGCGGTAGCCCTCCGCCGCCGCGACCGCCGACGGCAGGGTCAAGGTGCGGTACTGGCGCAGCCCGAGGGAGGCGCGCCAGTAGTCGCGGCGCTCCTGCTGGCTGGCGTAGAGCTCCATCAACTCGGCGAGCCGCGGCACCTCGGCGCTGACATCGATCAGGAGATCCGGGAAGGCCGGCCGGTTGATCTCGTAAACCAGGATCTGCAGGCTGCGGGTGCGCTCGAGCAAGAGCTCGTCGTCTTCGGACGACGAGCGCAGCGGCGCCAGCAGGCGATGGAGGGCGGCGAACACGGCCCGATGGTCGGCGCTCGCCTCGAGAGGGGAGGGCACCAGAAGGGCTTCGAAGGGCTGCTCCTCGAGGGCCTGCCGGATGCCTCGGGCGAGGTCGTCGAGGTGATCCTCGAGGCCGCCGTCGGGCAGGTCGAGGTGAACCAGCGGCTCGAGCGCGAGCTCGGCGGCCACCGCTTCCGCTTCCCGGCGCCGGCGCTCGCGATAGGCCTGCCGATCGGCGATCGCTTCCTCACCTCCGCCGCCGTCGCTCAGAAACAGCACTTGGACGCGGGCGCCGGCGGCGAGGCGCTGCAGCAACAGGCCGCCGCAGCCGAGCACTTCGTCATCGTAGTGAGGCGCCAGCACCAGCAAGCTGCCAGCGACCACCGAGCCGGCAGCGGAGGGCGGAGGCAAGGGCTGGCCCATCAGAGGTACCCCAGAGCACGTAGGCGCTGACGGGTTTCGTCGAGCTCCTCGGCATCGCCGTGAGCGCTCTCTTCGGACACCCACAGGGCCAGGGCGGCGCGTTCCGACCGCGGCCAACCTTTGGCCCGAAGGTCCTGCGCCGTCAGCCTGCCGCCTTCGTAGACCCGTCCATCACCGACCAGAATCTCGCCCTCCTCCAAGGTCACCTCGAGGGACTCGATGACCACCTCCTGAGCCTCCGGCAGGCGGACTCCCCGACTGCCGATCGGGCCCTCGGCGAGCTGCAACACAAGGCGACGACCGATCACCTGGAAGCGATCCTCGGGCCCCAGGAAGTAGCCTTCCCAGCCCGCCGTGGGCTCGCCGAGCTCGACCTCCAGGCGCAGTCGGCGGCCCTCCATTCTGGGCCCCGTCACCAACCACAAGCCGCCTTCGCCGGTCGCCAAGCGGCGATCCACCAAGGGCAGCAGAGGAGCCGCTCGCGGCGCCTCGGAGGGCAGCAGGTTGTGCGCTTCGGCGGGATCCGCCGTCAGGTCGTAGAGCTCGGTACGCTGCAGACGCTCGACGTCTGCTCGCCACAGGATATCCCGCAGCTCCTCGCCCGCGACAAACGGCCGATGGCGATCGAAGCGGACCAGCTTCTTGCCGTCGAGCACCACCGCCGCACGCCGCGGTCCGCTCGACAGA from Acidobacteriota bacterium carries:
- a CDS encoding glycosyltransferase; its protein translation is MGQPLPPPSAAGSVVAGSLLVLAPHYDDEVLGCGGLLLQRLAAGARVQVLFLSDGGGGEEAIADRQAYRERRRREAEAVAAELALEPLVHLDLPDGGLEDHLDDLARGIRQALEEQPFEALLVPSPLEASADHRAVFAALHRLLAPLRSSSEDDELLLERTRSLQILVYEINRPAFPDLLIDVSAEVPRLAELMELYASQQERRDYWRASLGLRQYRTLTLPSAVAAAEGYRRLVVEDFVTRSPAQLVSFLGGAPAVSTVRDGPLVSVIVRTKDRPELLAEALASLADSSYRRVELVLVNDGGETPRPAAEFPFPIRRVDLAENRGRAEAANAGITAATGDYVAFLDDDDLLAPEHLATLVGMVGGSGVRVAYSDAAVGIYELDGDGWSCRERRLPYSRDFDPDRLLVDNYIPFHTLLIERRLFDEVGLFDAALPIFEDWDFLIRLARHTPFRHLAQVTCEYRHFRGADHHALGESPRQRSDFLAVKARVLATHQADLTAERLAAVVEGLRRETVEAVEEASASRQHAVEERRRHAATAERYHRLNGEIGPLRQDHQRLQADLQRLYEEEAALRAVVEDQNQHLGRTYDEIARLEGVIEEMEATRAWRWHLRWRRWTGR